Genomic window (Gemmatimonadaceae bacterium):
TCGACACCTTGCGCGGAAAGCTTGTCCTGCTGGTCTTTCATCAAGGCAATCAATGGACTCACCACTATAGTAAGTCCCGGCAATGCCAGCGCCGCGAGCTGGTAGACGATCGACTTGCCGCTGCCGGTTGGCATGACGACGAGCGCATCATGGCCAGCAAGAAGCGCCTCGATGGGGCCCCATTGGCCGGTTCGGAAATCGGTATGGCCGAAGCGCTCGCGAAGCAGTACGCGAGCGGCCACCCGGGACACCTTTTTTCCCATATCGGCGTGTCTGGCAGGAACCATTCCGCAGCACCATGGCGAACTGCCGCTTTGCCATAGCTAACCGGCAGGGCTGGTCGTCGCGTACTAGCTTTGCGCAGTGAAAAAGGACACTCTCGCGGGAAAATCGCGGCTCTTTGCAATCGTTGCTCCCGGGCTGGAGCAAATACTGCTACGCGAACTTCAGGAGATAGGAGTGCGGCCCGGCAAGGTCATCCCCGGCGGGGTGTCATTCGACGGGTCACTCAACCAGCTGCGACTGGTAAATCTCTGGTCCCGGGTTGCCAGCCGGGTGCTGGTCAGGGTGGACGAGTTTCACGCCAACAGTTTCCATGAGCTCGAGCGACGCGCAAAGAGGGTTTCCTGGAAACGGTTTGCGACGACTGGGCAATCGGTGCACTTTCGCGTCACGTGCCGCAAATCGCGGCTCTACCATTCGGACGCTGTCACGGAACGGCTCGCAGCGGCGGTCGACACTCAGCTCGGCGGCTCTGTCGCAGCGGGGATTGCGGGTGCAGAAGCGGAAGACGAGCTGGACGACTCGGACGCGGCCAGCGATTCTCAGCTGTTCGTAGTGCGCATTGTCAACGATGTGTGCACGATCAGCGCGGATAGCTCGGGGGCGTTACTTCATCGTCGCGGCTACCGGCAGGCGGTCGCAAAAGCGCCGCTTCGTGAGACTCTGGCGGCGGCGATGCTCATCGGCAGCGGCTGGGATCGCGAGTCACCGCTGGTGGATCCAATGTGCGGTTCCGGCACAATCGCCATCGAAGCAGCGCTGATGGCACGGCAAATGGCACCCGGAGCTGGTCGTCGATTCGCGTTCCAGAACTGGCCCGCGCATGACGCATCTGCGTGGCAGCATACAGTCGCCCGCGCGCGTGGTTCAGCGCTCCCCAGGGCAGAGATTTCAATCGTGGCCTCCGACCGGGACGATGGGGCAGTGGCTGCAGCCCGGGCGAACGCGGAACGAGCCGGGGTGAGCGGAGACATCGATATATCGGCAGATGCCATCTCGGATGCCAGGATCCCGGATATTCCCGGCTGGATTGTCACCAATCCGCCGTACGGGCTGAGGTTAGGTGAATCCGGTTCACTGAAAAATCTCTATTCTCAGCTCGGGAACGTCGTGCGACAGAAGACGGGATACCGGTTTGCAATGCTTTCCGCGGACAAGGCGCTCGAAGCGCAAATGCGGTTACAACTCTCAGATGTCTTTCGGACGAAAAACGGGGGCATACCGGTTCGGCTGATGGCCGGGAAAGTTTCGTGATTCGTTGTCCTTGCGTCATCCTGATATCGTGGACGCTATAGCTTTACTGGCGTACTGCGAGGATCTGCTCCACTCCAGTATGCCGGCCTGTAGTACCGGGAGTGAACGTATGGAAATAAAAGACGGTACTACTCTTGTATGCATTGGCGGGTTTCGTTGCTTCGCGGCGCAGGACACGGTAATCCTTCGCACGACTCCCGGGCCCGGGCGTAGGCGCGGCTGGTAAAAAACAATCGTTCAGGAGATGCCGTGGAAATCGGCGATTCAATCGATATTCAGGAAGAAACCGAGATCCCGTCGAAACGACCGCGGCGTGACACGCAGAGTCCCGGGGCCAGTAAAGGCGATGGGGATGGCACTCAATCTGCGCGCAGGAAATCCGCCTCGGCCAGCCAGACGCGGCGAGGTCGCAACGGCAACGGCGGTGGATCGAGAGGAAGCAGCCTTGATCTAGGAGAGCTGCTCGACGCATTAAAGGATCTCCGCGACGGTGATTTTTCGGTAAGGCTGCCTGGCTCTGCCGACCCGGTGATAGACGAAATCGCGAGCGCCTTCAATGGAATCGCCGAGCGTAACGAAAGGCTTGCGTCTGAGGCAGTACGGGTGAGCACGACGATCGGGCGAGAAGGACAGATGAATGAGCGCGCCTCGATCGGACGGGCCACTGGCGGATGGGCGACCATTACCAGCTCGATCAATGCGCTCATCACCGATCTCGTGTCACCTACAACGGAAGTCGCGAGAGTGCTGACCGCCGTCGCCGAGGGCGACCTGCAGCAGAAGATGACGCTCGAGATCGACGGCAAATCCGTCCAGGGTGAATTTCTGCGCATCGGCACCACCGTAAACACGCTCGTCGATCAACTCGGTGCGTTTGCATCGGAAGTAACGCGGGTAGCGCGCGAAGTGGGCACCGAGGGACGACTGGGCGGCCAGGCGAACGTGCCCGGTGTTGGCGGAACGTGGAAGGATCTCACCGACAACGTGAATTTCATGGCGAGCAATCTCACCGGGCAGGTGAGAAACATTGCCGACGTTACGACCGCGGTTGCGAAGGGAGATCTCTCGAGAAAGATCACCGCCGACGCGAAGGGCGAGATTCTCGAGCTCAAGAACACCATCAACACGATGGTCGATCAGCTGAGCGGATTCTCGTCGGAAGTGACACGGGTTGCGCGTGAGGTAGGTACAGAGGGGAAACTCGGCGGACAGGCAAGCGTCCCCGGAATTGCAGGCACCTGGAAGGATCTCACGGACAACGTGAACACCCTCGCGGGAAATCTCACCAGTCAGGTGCGCAACATCGCCGACGTCACGACCGCCGTCGCGCGCGGCGATCTGTCACGCAAGATCACGGTCGAAGCGCGAGGCGAGACCCTCGAGCTTAAAAGCACCATCAACACGATGGTGGATCAGCTCAGCGGATTTGCCGCCGAGGTGACGAGAGTTGCCCGCGAAGTCGGCACCGAAGGAAAGCTCGGCGGACAGGCAAACGTCCCGGGGGTGGCGGGTACATGGAAGGATCTCACGGACAACGTCAACTTCATGGCCAGCAATCTCACCGGGCAGGTGAGAAACATCGCCGATGTGACGACCGCCGTCGCCAGAGGTGATCTTGGCCGGAAGATCACTGCTGACGCTCAGGGTGAAATGCTCGAGCTGAAGAACACCATCAATACGATGGTTGACCAGCTGTCGGCATTCTCATCCGAAGTTACACGGGTTGCGAAAGAAGTCGGAACCGAGGGAAGTCTTGGCGGGCAGGCGGAAGTACCGGGTGTCGCCGGAACGTGGAAGGACCTCACCGACAACGTGAACACACTGGCCGGAAACCTTACCAGCCAGATCCGCAACATTGCCGACGTTACGACCGCGGTGGCGAAGGGAGATTTGTCGCGGAAAATCACTGTCGACGTTCAGGGTGAGATACTGGAGCTGAAGAACACCATCAACGCGATGGTGGATTCACTCAGAATTTTCGCTGGCGAAGTGACGCGTGTTGCCAAGGAAGTTGGAACGGAAGGGAAGCTGGGTGGACAGGCTGAAGTTCCCGACGCCGCCGGCACCTGGAAGGATCTGACGGACAACGTGAATTTCATGGCGAGCAATCTCACCGGGCAGGTGAGAAACATTGCCGACGTCACGACCGCCGTTGCCCGGGGTGACCTGAGCAGGAAGATTACCGCTGACGCGAAAGGCGAGATCCTCGAGCTCAAGAACACCATCAACATCATGGTGGACCAGCTCTCGGGTTTTGCTGCGGAGGTAACGCGGGTTGCGCGCGAAGTGGGAACCGAGGGCAAGCTGGGGGGACAGGCGAATGTCCCGGGCGTCGGGGGAACCTGGAAGGATCTCACCGACAACGTGAACACTCTGGCAGGGAATCTCACCAGTCAGGTGCGAAACATTGCCGACGTGACGACCGCCGTGGCGAAGGGAGATCTCAGCCGCAAGATCACCGTTGAAGTGCGTGGCGAAACGCTCGAGCTGAAGGACACCATCAACACGATGGTGGATCAGCTCAGCGCTTTTGCCGATGAAGTGACACGCGTTGCCCGCGAGGTGGGCACTGAAGGACGGCTCGGCGGTCAGGCGAACGTGCCTGGTGTCGCCGGAACGTGGAAGGATCTCACGGATAACGTGAACACGCTGGCCGGGAACCTTACGAGCCAGATCCGTAACATCGCCGATGTGACGACGGCTGTCGCGAAGGGAGATCTATCGCGAAAGATCACGGTGGATGTCAAAGGTGAGATCCTCGCGCTCAAGAACACCATCAACACGATGGTCGACTCTCTTGGGGGACTTGCGGGCGAGGTGACGCGCGTTGCGCGTGAGGTGGGCACGGAAGGGCGGCTGGGTGGCCAGGCAAACGTCCCTGGTGTAGCCGGCACGTGGAAGGATCTGACCGAGAACGTGAATTTCATGGCGAGCAATCTCACCGGGCAGGTGAGAAATATTGCCGACGTGACCACCGCAGTGGCGCGTGGTGACCTGTCTCGCAAGATGACCGTGGACGTGAAGGGCGAGATACTCGAGCTGAAAAACACGATCAACATCATGGTCGACCAGCTCTCCGCGTTTTCATCCGAGGTGACACGCGTCGCCAAGGAAGTCGGCACCGAAGGCAATCTCGGCGGACAGGCGGAAGTGCCCGGGGTTGCCGGGACCTGGAAGGACCTTACCGACAACGTAAACACGCTGGCAGGGAACCTTACCGGTCAGATCCGCAACATCGCTCTCGTCACGACGGCAGTTGCCCGTGGTGACCTGTCGCAGAAGATCACGGTCGAAGTCCGCGGAGAAATTCTCGAGCTCAAGGACACCATCAACGCGATGGTGGACTCTCTCAGAATTTTCGCGGACGAGGTGACACGTGTCGCGAAGGAAGTGGGAACAGAGGGCAAGCTGGGTGGCCAGGCCGAGGTGCCGAATGCAGACGGAACGTGGCGTGCGCTCACCGATAACGTGAATGCAATGGCCAACAGCTTGACGCTGCAGGTGCGCGCCATCGCGAACGTGGCGACGGCGGTTACGCGTGGCGATCTGTCGAGACAGATCACTGTCGAGGCGCAGGGCGAGCTCGACGAGCTCAAGGGCAACCTCAATCAGATGATCGCGAATCTGAAGGATACGACCGAAAAGAATACCGAACAGGACTGGCTCAAGACCAACCTGGCGAAATTCTCGCGCATGATGCAGGGTCAGAAGGATCTGACGGCAGTTTCCAAGCTCATCATGTCCGAGCTCACCCCTCTGGTGTCTGCACACCACGGGGCGTTTTACATAATGGAACAAGATGACAACGTGGCGGTGCTCAAACTCATTGCGAGCTACGCATACAAGGAACGGAAGCACGTCGGCAATCGCTTCCTGCTCGGCGAGGGGCTCGTCGGTCAGGCGGCACTCGAGAAAAAACCGATCCTGCTGACGAGCGTACCTGAAGACTACATCAGGATAACGTCAGGCCTTGGCGAGGCGCCGCCGCGAAATATTCTTGTCCTCCCGATCCTTTTCGAGGGTGAGGTCAAGGCAGTGGTCGAGCTGGCTTCGTTCCTTCCGTTCAGCCAGATCCATCAGCTCTTTCTCGATCAGCTTGCAGAGACTGTCGGAGTAGTGCTCAACATGATCTCGGCGAACATGCGTACGAGTGAACTGCTCGAGCAGTCCCAAAATCTCACGCAGGAGCTCCAGAGCCAGTCGCAGGAGCTCAAGCAGCAGCAGGAAGAGCTGAAGAAATCCAACTCGGATCTGGAAACGCAGGCAAAAACTTTGCGGAGCTCCGAGGAATTGTTGCGCGATCAGCAGGTGGAGTTGCAACAGGTCAACGAGGAGCTGGAGGAAAAGGCTTCTCTGCTAGCGGAGCAGAAC
Coding sequences:
- a CDS encoding HAMP domain-containing protein is translated as MEIGDSIDIQEETEIPSKRPRRDTQSPGASKGDGDGTQSARRKSASASQTRRGRNGNGGGSRGSSLDLGELLDALKDLRDGDFSVRLPGSADPVIDEIASAFNGIAERNERLASEAVRVSTTIGREGQMNERASIGRATGGWATITSSINALITDLVSPTTEVARVLTAVAEGDLQQKMTLEIDGKSVQGEFLRIGTTVNTLVDQLGAFASEVTRVAREVGTEGRLGGQANVPGVGGTWKDLTDNVNFMASNLTGQVRNIADVTTAVAKGDLSRKITADAKGEILELKNTINTMVDQLSGFSSEVTRVAREVGTEGKLGGQASVPGIAGTWKDLTDNVNTLAGNLTSQVRNIADVTTAVARGDLSRKITVEARGETLELKSTINTMVDQLSGFAAEVTRVAREVGTEGKLGGQANVPGVAGTWKDLTDNVNFMASNLTGQVRNIADVTTAVARGDLGRKITADAQGEMLELKNTINTMVDQLSAFSSEVTRVAKEVGTEGSLGGQAEVPGVAGTWKDLTDNVNTLAGNLTSQIRNIADVTTAVAKGDLSRKITVDVQGEILELKNTINAMVDSLRIFAGEVTRVAKEVGTEGKLGGQAEVPDAAGTWKDLTDNVNFMASNLTGQVRNIADVTTAVARGDLSRKITADAKGEILELKNTINIMVDQLSGFAAEVTRVAREVGTEGKLGGQANVPGVGGTWKDLTDNVNTLAGNLTSQVRNIADVTTAVAKGDLSRKITVEVRGETLELKDTINTMVDQLSAFADEVTRVAREVGTEGRLGGQANVPGVAGTWKDLTDNVNTLAGNLTSQIRNIADVTTAVAKGDLSRKITVDVKGEILALKNTINTMVDSLGGLAGEVTRVAREVGTEGRLGGQANVPGVAGTWKDLTENVNFMASNLTGQVRNIADVTTAVARGDLSRKMTVDVKGEILELKNTINIMVDQLSAFSSEVTRVAKEVGTEGNLGGQAEVPGVAGTWKDLTDNVNTLAGNLTGQIRNIALVTTAVARGDLSQKITVEVRGEILELKDTINAMVDSLRIFADEVTRVAKEVGTEGKLGGQAEVPNADGTWRALTDNVNAMANSLTLQVRAIANVATAVTRGDLSRQITVEAQGELDELKGNLNQMIANLKDTTEKNTEQDWLKTNLAKFSRMMQGQKDLTAVSKLIMSELTPLVSAHHGAFYIMEQDDNVAVLKLIASYAYKERKHVGNRFLLGEGLVGQAALEKKPILLTSVPEDYIRITSGLGEAPPRNILVLPILFEGEVKAVVELASFLPFSQIHQLFLDQLAETVGVVLNMISANMRTSELLEQSQNLTQELQSQSQELKQQQEELKKSNSDLETQAKTLRSSEELLRDQQVELQQVNEELEEKASLLAEQNRKVEQKNDEVEAARLSLEEKAEQLALSSKYKSEFLANMSHELRTPLNSLLILSKLLNDNKDGNLTPKQVEFAHTIYSSGSDLLSLINDVLDLSKVEAGKMEVSVSEVTIEEIGGSLDRGFRPIADQKGLDFKFDVHPDAPSTIITDGQRVEQVLKNLLSNAFKFTSAGGVTLSVRRADKTRRFLNPALDAAAGVIAFAVIDTGVGIPTDKQRLIFEAFQQADGTTSRKFGGTGLGLSISREIARLLGGEIRVESTPDKGSTFTLFLPLKLQESESDATRGSRLTAMDVVDAPRGPKRSQPSTWRPTPSQSTQVQTARPSSPSSPSGPSGPTPVSSHVVGDRRAKQYIVEDDHESIEPGDRAVLIVENDANFAKILLGMARDKGFKGIVALEGDSGLAAAHEYRPDAITLDIDMPGMDGWKVLERLKHHPNTRHIPVHIITGVERRQQGLKAGALAYLEKPVTQEALDDAFSRIATFIEDVPKHLLVVEDDQGQRDAIVELIAHEDVEITAVETAAAAFSELASNKHYDCVVLDLGLQGMSGFDFLEQVKSNPAMTDLPIIVYTGKELTQAEETKIKKYAETIIVKDVKSPERLLDETALFLHRVEAKLPEQKRKMLEQLHDADAVISDKRVLVVDDDVRNIFSLTSVLEDHGMNVRFAENGKDALAALEENPDVDVILMDVMMPEMDGYETTRAIRNMPEFKSLPIIALTAKAMKGDREKCIAAGASDYITKPVDTGQLISLLRVWLYK